One Nonomuraea angiospora DNA segment encodes these proteins:
- a CDS encoding dipeptidase: protein MLEAAKSYKGYRSYEYLEAGVDYREFELAPEFGRVPAYQGPELTTEQAERVRRLLTDSLVVSLHDHPSIFPDDIGQTVDYNRTARHHTGYAGLARSGMTVVFDNLMDGTCCITSQAGWKWNDVIADIGMRLSDLAHQDFLIKVERLADVREAHAGGRIGLVLALEAATMIENEVDRIDMLYGFGVRQMGIAYSEANTLGSGLKERGDGGLTLFGEKAVRRMNKLGIAIDVSHSGDQTSLDTIRHSTKPILITHAGARSVWPTNRMKPDSVIKAAAERGGVIGLEAAPHTTLSPGHPRHSLESVMDHFTYCVDLVGIDHVAFGPDTLFGDHVGLHDTFAEHLSLNEAHAGTPYEKVAYVDGLENPAECFWNIISWLVAHDYSDDEITKVVGGNVMRVLEEVWF, encoded by the coding sequence GTGCTGGAAGCCGCGAAGAGCTACAAGGGTTACCGTTCCTACGAGTACCTGGAAGCAGGCGTCGACTACCGGGAGTTCGAGCTGGCGCCCGAGTTCGGCAGGGTTCCGGCGTACCAGGGGCCCGAGCTCACCACCGAGCAGGCCGAGCGCGTCCGCCGCCTGCTCACCGACAGCCTGGTCGTCTCGCTGCACGACCACCCGTCGATCTTCCCCGACGACATCGGCCAGACCGTCGACTACAACCGCACCGCCCGCCACCACACCGGCTACGCCGGGCTGGCCCGCTCCGGCATGACGGTCGTCTTCGACAACCTCATGGACGGCACCTGCTGCATCACCAGCCAGGCGGGCTGGAAGTGGAACGACGTGATCGCCGACATCGGCATGCGCCTGTCGGACCTGGCCCACCAGGACTTCCTCATCAAGGTCGAGCGCCTGGCCGACGTGCGTGAGGCGCACGCCGGCGGCCGCATCGGCCTCGTGCTCGCCCTGGAGGCGGCCACGATGATCGAGAACGAGGTCGACAGGATCGACATGCTGTACGGCTTCGGCGTCCGCCAGATGGGCATCGCCTACAGCGAGGCCAACACCCTGGGCAGCGGCCTGAAGGAGCGCGGCGACGGCGGCCTGACCCTGTTCGGCGAGAAGGCCGTGCGCCGCATGAACAAGCTCGGCATCGCCATCGACGTCTCCCACTCGGGCGACCAGACCTCGCTCGACACGATCCGCCACTCCACCAAGCCGATCCTCATCACCCACGCGGGCGCCCGTTCGGTCTGGCCGACGAACAGGATGAAGCCGGACTCCGTCATCAAGGCGGCGGCCGAGCGCGGCGGCGTGATCGGCCTGGAGGCGGCCCCGCACACCACGCTCTCGCCCGGCCACCCCCGCCACAGCCTGGAGTCGGTCATGGACCACTTCACCTACTGCGTGGACCTCGTCGGCATCGACCACGTCGCCTTCGGCCCCGACACGCTGTTCGGCGACCACGTGGGGCTGCACGACACCTTCGCCGAGCACCTGTCGCTGAACGAGGCGCACGCGGGCACCCCGTACGAGAAGGTCGCCTACGTGGACGGCCTGGAGAACCCGGCCGAATGCTTCTGGAACATCATCTCGTGGCTCGTCGCCCACGACTACTCCGACGACGAGATCACCAAGGTCGTCGGCGGCAACGTCATGCGGGTGCTGGAAGAGGTCTGGTTCTGA
- a CDS encoding M24 family metallopeptidase, whose amino-acid sequence MTFTQRLPDAFYAGALARVREEMAAEDLSALLLDDPLDVAYLTGFHHFPNERPVACWLPLDGDPVLLVPDLEREYAQDQRAHAEIVAYPEFPGRRSPFAVLAGHVRRPATAAYAASTSVARARALAEAFPGTRWSTCEAVGRVRLRKTPEEITLHEEAARIADAMLEAGVELVRAAVEAGGELPAETELASHVIAHGARLMYARHQDVVVVPMLTGGLVYGGPNSAQPHRLPGGDRLRAGETFMLSLGCAVGGRFVESERTFVIGEPTTRQARYYESVREAQEIGTEALVAGLTCEEANRRCLAVIEEAGLGAYIRHRQGHGIGLGFHEPPWLSDGDTTELAPGMILSSEPGVYVPGHAGYRISDTVLVTESGPRRLTAYPRELTDVII is encoded by the coding sequence ATGACCTTCACCCAGCGGCTCCCCGACGCCTTCTACGCCGGCGCGCTCGCCCGCGTCCGCGAGGAGATGGCCGCGGAGGACCTGTCGGCACTGCTGCTCGACGACCCGCTCGACGTCGCCTACCTCACCGGCTTCCACCACTTCCCGAACGAGCGCCCGGTCGCCTGCTGGCTGCCGCTCGACGGCGACCCGGTCCTGCTCGTTCCGGACCTCGAACGCGAGTACGCCCAGGACCAGCGGGCCCACGCCGAGATCGTGGCCTATCCCGAGTTCCCCGGCCGCCGCTCGCCGTTCGCGGTGCTCGCCGGCCACGTACGCCGGCCCGCGACCGCCGCGTACGCGGCCTCCACCAGCGTCGCCCGCGCCCGGGCCCTGGCCGAGGCGTTCCCGGGCACCCGCTGGAGCACCTGCGAGGCCGTCGGCCGCGTCCGGCTGCGCAAGACGCCCGAGGAGATCACGCTGCACGAGGAGGCCGCGCGCATCGCCGACGCCATGCTGGAGGCCGGCGTCGAGCTGGTCAGGGCGGCCGTCGAAGCCGGCGGCGAGCTGCCCGCCGAGACGGAGCTGGCCTCCCACGTCATCGCCCACGGCGCCCGCCTCATGTACGCCAGGCACCAGGACGTCGTCGTGGTCCCCATGCTCACCGGCGGCCTCGTCTACGGCGGACCCAACTCGGCGCAGCCGCACCGGCTGCCCGGCGGCGACCGGCTGCGGGCGGGGGAGACGTTCATGCTCTCGCTCGGCTGCGCGGTCGGCGGCCGGTTCGTCGAGAGCGAGCGCACGTTCGTCATCGGCGAACCCACCACGCGGCAGGCCCGCTACTACGAGAGCGTCCGCGAGGCCCAGGAGATCGGCACCGAGGCCCTGGTCGCGGGGCTGACCTGCGAGGAGGCCAACCGCCGCTGCCTGGCGGTGATCGAGGAGGCCGGGCTGGGCGCGTACATCCGCCACCGGCAGGGGCACGGCATCGGGCTCGGCTTCCACGAGCCGCCGTGGCTGTCCGACGGCGACACCACCGAGCTGGCCCCCGGCATGATCCTGTCCAGCGAGCCCGGCGTGTACGTGCCGGGGCACGCCGGCTACCGCATCTCCGACACCGTCCTGGTCACCGAGTCGGGGCCGCGCCGGCTCACGGCGTACCCGCGCGAGCTCACCGACGTCATCATCTGA
- a CDS encoding ABC transporter ATP-binding protein: protein MSEAPVLDIRDLHVTFTAHGREIPAVRGVDLTIERGQTLALLGESGSGKSVTAKAVMGLLDGPNVRVRSAAARLGGRDLTAMSAEERRALRGSAMTLVFQDALSALNPVLSVGDQVGELFRVHRGASRKQARARAVELLDLVGIPAAATRVNDYPHQFSGGMRQRILVAMAVALEPDLIIADEPTTALDVTVQAQILELIDRLRRELGTAVLLITHDLGVAAEVSDRVAVMYAGRIVESGEVGELYDLPAHPYTDALLAAIPDLDSPAASLRAIPGAPPSPADVPPGCSFAPRCARASELCSTTRPELTLLPTGTGRHAACHHSKEMLDAARV, encoded by the coding sequence GTGAGCGAGGCACCCGTCCTGGACATCCGCGACCTCCACGTCACCTTCACCGCCCACGGACGCGAGATCCCGGCGGTGCGGGGCGTGGACCTGACCATCGAACGCGGCCAGACACTGGCGCTGCTGGGCGAGTCTGGGTCGGGCAAATCCGTCACCGCCAAAGCCGTCATGGGACTGCTCGACGGCCCCAACGTCCGGGTGCGCTCCGCGGCCGCCCGGCTCGGCGGCCGGGACCTGACGGCCATGTCCGCCGAAGAGCGCCGTGCCCTGCGCGGCAGCGCGATGACGCTGGTCTTCCAGGACGCCCTGTCCGCGCTCAATCCGGTGCTCAGCGTCGGCGACCAGGTCGGGGAGCTGTTCCGGGTGCACCGGGGCGCCTCGCGCAAGCAGGCCAGGGCCCGCGCGGTCGAACTGCTCGACCTGGTGGGCATCCCGGCCGCCGCCACGCGCGTGAACGACTACCCGCACCAGTTCTCCGGCGGCATGCGCCAGCGCATCCTCGTGGCCATGGCCGTGGCGCTCGAACCCGACCTGATCATCGCCGATGAGCCGACGACCGCGCTGGACGTGACCGTCCAGGCGCAGATCCTGGAGCTCATCGACCGGCTGCGGCGCGAGCTGGGCACCGCCGTGCTGCTCATCACCCACGACCTGGGGGTGGCGGCCGAGGTCAGCGACCGGGTGGCGGTGATGTACGCCGGGCGCATCGTGGAGAGCGGCGAGGTCGGCGAGCTGTACGACCTGCCGGCCCATCCCTACACCGACGCGCTGCTGGCCGCCATCCCCGACCTGGACAGCCCGGCCGCGTCGCTGCGCGCCATCCCCGGGGCGCCGCCGAGCCCGGCGGACGTACCGCCCGGGTGCTCGTTCGCGCCGCGCTGCGCGCGGGCGAGCGAGCTGTGCTCGACCACGCGCCCGGAACTGACGTTGCTGCCGACCGGCACCGGCCGGCACGCCGCCTGCCACCACTCGAAGGAGATGCTCGATGCCGCCCGCGTCTGA
- a CDS encoding ABC transporter substrate-binding protein, whose product MRRSILVFAALAIATAACAPSVPGQSSSQSAAPANADRLTIGTTADVVNYNPLVGNSRTDSWVTNLMYPHLTQMDESGKRVPYLATEWSYSDDGKSATVKLRDDMKWSDGKPVTADDVVFSVTTVQKEKFGVVAGLITALDKAEAVSPTEVRFALKRPDGTFLDNVGFWLPVVPKHVFEKAPSVQKFANDADWVSAGPFKLTKVERGQRYIMQRVDDFGPGRPAVKEIVFRVFPDVNTEVLALRNGEIDLIGNVLPPATATELKNDPKVTLQQIPSLGWAHLQYNTKRKPLDDVRVRQALAQAVDYEAIRNIALKGFAKSSNSSVLTPSLPDYVDPSSKEYVFDPEQSKKLLAEAGVSNLSLSMIYDQADPNIARWAPMVRDSAKKAGITIKLQGLERNTYLDKTLKRDFDIYAGSWAVMDNPPANLGLAFKTGGFINYAQVSDPKLDDLIDQAQRALSPADAKAPIQEAARIIHDQVYDNVLYVETFNIAHSTKWTGFKPMPSELLSILNPLSLAAAKPAG is encoded by the coding sequence ATGAGACGCTCCATTCTCGTCTTCGCCGCGCTGGCCATCGCCACGGCGGCCTGCGCCCCGAGCGTGCCGGGACAGTCGTCGTCCCAGAGCGCCGCGCCGGCCAACGCCGACCGGCTGACCATCGGCACGACCGCCGACGTGGTCAACTACAACCCCCTGGTCGGCAACAGCCGTACCGACTCGTGGGTCACCAACCTCATGTACCCGCACCTGACCCAGATGGACGAGTCGGGCAAGCGCGTCCCGTACCTGGCCACCGAGTGGTCCTACTCCGATGACGGCAAGAGCGCCACGGTGAAGCTGCGCGACGACATGAAGTGGTCCGACGGCAAGCCGGTCACCGCCGACGACGTGGTGTTCTCGGTGACGACGGTGCAGAAGGAGAAGTTCGGCGTGGTCGCCGGGCTCATCACCGCCCTGGACAAGGCCGAGGCCGTCTCGCCGACCGAGGTGCGATTCGCCCTCAAGCGCCCCGACGGCACGTTCCTCGACAACGTCGGCTTCTGGCTGCCGGTCGTGCCCAAGCACGTCTTCGAGAAGGCGCCCAGCGTGCAGAAGTTCGCCAACGACGCCGACTGGGTGAGCGCGGGGCCGTTCAAGCTCACCAAGGTCGAGCGCGGCCAGCGCTACATCATGCAGCGCGTGGACGACTTCGGCCCCGGCCGGCCCGCCGTCAAGGAGATCGTCTTCCGGGTCTTCCCCGACGTGAACACCGAGGTCCTCGCGCTGCGCAACGGCGAGATCGACCTGATCGGCAACGTGCTGCCGCCCGCCACCGCGACCGAGCTGAAGAACGACCCGAAGGTCACGTTGCAGCAGATCCCGTCGCTGGGCTGGGCGCACCTGCAGTACAACACCAAGCGCAAGCCGCTCGACGACGTCCGCGTCCGGCAGGCGCTCGCGCAGGCCGTCGACTACGAGGCCATCAGGAACATCGCGCTCAAGGGCTTCGCCAAGTCCTCCAACTCCAGCGTGCTCACCCCGTCGCTGCCCGACTACGTGGACCCCTCCTCGAAGGAGTACGTCTTCGACCCGGAGCAGTCCAAGAAGCTGCTGGCCGAGGCCGGGGTGAGCAACCTCAGCCTGAGCATGATCTACGACCAGGCCGACCCGAACATCGCCCGCTGGGCCCCCATGGTCCGCGACTCGGCGAAGAAGGCCGGGATCACGATCAAGCTGCAGGGCCTGGAGCGCAACACGTACCTGGACAAGACGCTCAAGCGCGACTTCGACATCTACGCCGGCTCATGGGCCGTCATGGACAATCCGCCCGCGAACCTCGGGCTGGCCTTCAAGACCGGCGGGTTCATCAACTACGCCCAGGTCAGCGACCCCAAGCTGGACGACCTGATCGACCAGGCACAGCGGGCGCTCAGCCCCGCCGACGCCAAGGCGCCGATCCAGGAGGCCGCGCGGATCATCCACGACCAGGTCTACGACAACGTCCTGTACGTGGAGACGTTCAACATCGCGCACTCCACGAAGTGGACCGGGTTCAAGCCGATGCCCAGCGAGCTGCTGTCCATCCTGAACCCGCTCTCCCTCGCCGCGGCCAAGCCGGCGGGCTGA
- a CDS encoding ABC transporter permease: MTLAAIELTPRQRTWSAFRRNPLGLASGAVLVLLALVAVLAPLIAPFPEGYGADTSQPPSAAHWFGTDDIGQDVFAQVVWGTRVSMAVGVSASVLAIVIGLLIGVSAAYFRRLDTPLGVLVDLSLSLPVLPLMILVAALAGPSVRTLAVVIALFSWPEVARVVRSQALAIVPMPFVSAAKVVGGSSLWIVRKHLLPGVAPVVGVSVVLTTSRAVLAEAGLSFLGLGDPNSWSWGTILHKAQQSGSLASAWWTTLFPSLAILLLVLSTTLLSVAYNDARNHRNGS; this comes from the coding sequence ATGACCCTCGCCGCCATCGAGCTGACGCCCAGGCAGCGGACCTGGAGCGCGTTCCGCCGCAACCCGCTCGGCCTGGCCAGCGGCGCCGTGCTGGTGCTGCTGGCACTGGTCGCCGTCCTCGCCCCGCTGATCGCGCCCTTCCCCGAGGGGTACGGCGCCGACACCTCCCAGCCGCCGTCGGCCGCCCACTGGTTCGGCACCGACGACATCGGACAGGACGTGTTCGCCCAGGTCGTGTGGGGCACCCGGGTCAGCATGGCGGTCGGCGTCAGCGCCTCCGTGCTGGCCATCGTGATCGGCCTGCTCATCGGCGTCAGCGCCGCCTACTTCCGCCGCCTCGACACGCCGCTCGGCGTGCTGGTGGACCTGTCGCTGTCGCTGCCCGTGCTGCCGCTGATGATCCTGGTGGCGGCGCTGGCCGGGCCGAGCGTGCGCACGCTGGCTGTGGTCATCGCGCTGTTCAGCTGGCCCGAGGTGGCCCGCGTGGTCCGCTCGCAGGCGCTGGCGATCGTACCCATGCCGTTCGTGTCGGCGGCCAAGGTCGTCGGCGGCTCGTCGCTGTGGATCGTCCGCAAGCACCTGCTGCCCGGAGTCGCCCCCGTCGTCGGCGTGTCGGTCGTGCTGACCACCTCCCGCGCCGTGCTCGCCGAGGCCGGGCTCTCCTTCCTCGGTCTCGGCGACCCCAACAGCTGGTCGTGGGGGACGATCCTGCACAAGGCACAGCAGTCAGGCTCGCTCGCCTCCGCCTGGTGGACCACGCTCTTCCCGTCGCTGGCCATCTTGCTGCTCGTCCTGTCCACGACGCTGCTGTCCGTGGCCTACAACGACGCCCGCAACCACAGGAACGGCTCATGA
- a CDS encoding alpha/beta fold hydrolase produces MFVDINGNPLNVEVLGNGEETIIAHHGAPGLGSLTEPKASFGRLADAYRVVVFDARGSGKSGQNGPFTHEQWAADVEGLREWLGAERIVIAGGSYGGFIAMEYAARHPDRVSAVVLRDTSADNANQELATRNAAASSRVRIDPAKLERIMSGTVRDDADLKDCWREILPLYDHDYDPAKVEQRVAATPYHYLTHNYAFAVNQPNYDIKHLLPGITAPVLVTVGRHDWITPVECSETIARLIPQAELRVFEKSGHSPQVEEAELWEATVRDFLDKVRERR; encoded by the coding sequence GTGTTCGTCGACATCAACGGCAACCCCCTGAACGTCGAGGTCCTCGGCAACGGCGAGGAGACGATCATCGCCCACCACGGCGCCCCGGGGCTCGGCTCGCTCACCGAGCCCAAGGCCAGCTTCGGCCGGCTCGCCGATGCCTACCGGGTGGTCGTCTTCGACGCCAGGGGATCGGGCAAGAGCGGACAGAACGGGCCGTTCACGCACGAGCAGTGGGCCGCCGACGTCGAGGGCCTGCGCGAATGGCTCGGCGCCGAGCGCATCGTGATCGCCGGCGGCTCGTACGGCGGCTTCATCGCCATGGAGTACGCAGCCCGCCACCCTGACCGCGTCAGCGCCGTCGTGCTGCGCGACACCTCGGCCGACAACGCCAACCAGGAGCTCGCCACCCGCAACGCCGCCGCCTCGTCCCGGGTGCGGATCGACCCGGCCAAGCTGGAGCGGATCATGTCCGGCACCGTCCGCGACGACGCGGACCTGAAGGACTGCTGGCGGGAGATCCTGCCGCTCTACGACCACGACTACGACCCGGCCAAGGTCGAGCAGCGCGTGGCCGCCACTCCGTACCACTACCTCACCCACAACTACGCCTTCGCCGTCAACCAGCCGAACTACGACATCAAGCACCTGCTGCCCGGCATCACGGCCCCGGTCCTGGTGACCGTCGGCAGGCACGACTGGATCACGCCGGTCGAGTGCAGCGAGACCATCGCCCGCCTCATTCCCCAGGCTGAGCTGCGGGTATTCGAGAAGTCCGGCCACTCGCCGCAGGTCGAGGAGGCCGAGCTGTGGGAGGCGACCGTCCGCGACTTCCTCGACAAGGTGCGCGAGCGGCGCTGA
- a CDS encoding dihydrofolate reductase family protein, which produces MQVSLDLRIEQVPGDNGAGEWLRIDEEPHRECNALTRALALMVHGRVYYEVMEEYQPRAREDASPPDVLRAGTDGSVSVGGAALATQLLRAGLLDELLLFTHPAILGFGRPLFDDYDVPIDLDLLEQRSFKQGVTTHRYAIRDAKETGSC; this is translated from the coding sequence ATGCAGGTCTCCCTCGACCTGCGGATCGAGCAAGTTCCTGGGGACAACGGCGCCGGCGAGTGGCTGCGCATCGACGAGGAGCCGCACCGCGAGTGCAACGCGCTGACGCGGGCGTTAGCGCTCATGGTCCACGGCCGGGTCTACTACGAGGTCATGGAGGAGTACCAGCCACGGGCGCGCGAGGACGCGTCGCCGCCGGACGTCCTGCGGGCCGGCACCGACGGCAGCGTCAGCGTGGGCGGCGCGGCGCTCGCGACGCAGCTGCTCCGGGCGGGACTGCTTGACGAGTTGCTGCTCTTCACCCATCCCGCGATCCTCGGCTTCGGCAGGCCGCTGTTCGACGACTACGACGTGCCGATCGACCTCGACCTGCTCGAGCAGCGATCGTTCAAGCAGGGCGTCACGACGCATCGCTACGCCATCCGGGACGCGAAGGAGACGGGCTCGTGCTGA
- a CDS encoding DoxX family protein: protein MSTVVVVLSILLGLLFAWTGGIKVLGLPRSLAIRDHLGLQPRLWQLIGVCESAGGVGLLAGLAVPSLGVAASIGLVMLMAGAIISRIRVSDPAAMIAMDVLVLASVVVLLVVRALA, encoded by the coding sequence ATGAGCACTGTCGTTGTCGTGTTGTCGATCCTCCTCGGCCTGCTGTTCGCCTGGACCGGCGGGATCAAGGTGCTGGGTCTGCCGCGATCGCTGGCGATTCGCGATCATCTCGGACTCCAGCCGAGGTTGTGGCAGTTGATCGGCGTGTGCGAGTCGGCCGGGGGTGTGGGGCTGCTCGCCGGGCTCGCGGTGCCGTCGCTCGGCGTGGCCGCGTCGATCGGGCTGGTCATGCTGATGGCGGGTGCGATCATCAGCCGGATCCGGGTGTCCGACCCGGCGGCGATGATAGCCATGGACGTCCTGGTGCTGGCGTCGGTGGTGGTTCTCCTGGTCGTACGCGCGTTGGCGTGA
- a CDS encoding Lrp/AsnC family transcriptional regulator, which translates to MEDLDDLDRKILAALHVNGRASWTDIAQLLGISTTTVARRAQHLFAAGLARVAVLPHLEHDGPVHVFIVRLSCAPGSQLRVAGLLAKNPDIRYVSIVTGGYDIVFELVAPKERDLYSMLVDAVHAIPGTQQSVADLVLHTYKRSYDWSVPVVGEQAAPFALEPPLHTCERGHLDDVDRAVLAAMREDGRASFQSVGNRLGISESTARRRFEAMIERGCAITATFIPAAALGYEAELLFWLSVEPSMQDAVAERLANERGVRMIASLLGQTSLICEVIVPTTADIHHFTSRTLASVPGIQSWTAGVQVLTVKRGFLMVPWAEDRIAAALAV; encoded by the coding sequence ATGGAAGATCTCGACGACCTCGACAGGAAGATCCTCGCCGCGCTCCACGTGAACGGCCGGGCGAGCTGGACCGACATCGCCCAGTTGCTGGGCATCTCCACCACCACGGTGGCGCGGCGGGCCCAGCACCTGTTCGCCGCGGGCCTGGCCCGCGTGGCGGTGCTGCCGCACCTGGAGCACGACGGGCCCGTGCACGTGTTCATCGTGCGGCTGTCCTGCGCGCCCGGCAGCCAGCTCAGGGTCGCCGGGTTGCTGGCCAAGAACCCCGACATCCGGTACGTCTCCATCGTCACCGGCGGCTACGACATCGTCTTCGAGCTCGTCGCGCCCAAGGAACGCGACCTGTACTCGATGCTGGTCGACGCCGTGCACGCCATCCCCGGCACCCAGCAGAGCGTCGCCGACCTCGTGCTGCACACCTACAAGCGCAGCTACGACTGGAGCGTCCCCGTGGTCGGGGAGCAGGCGGCGCCGTTCGCACTGGAGCCGCCCCTGCACACCTGCGAGCGCGGGCACCTCGACGACGTCGACCGCGCCGTGCTGGCGGCGATGCGCGAGGACGGGCGGGCCAGCTTCCAGTCGGTCGGCAACCGGCTGGGCATCAGCGAGAGCACGGCCAGGCGGCGCTTCGAGGCCATGATCGAGCGCGGCTGCGCCATCACGGCCACGTTCATCCCGGCCGCCGCACTCGGCTACGAGGCGGAGCTGCTCTTCTGGCTGTCGGTCGAACCCAGCATGCAGGATGCCGTCGCCGAGCGGCTGGCGAACGAGCGCGGCGTGCGGATGATCGCCTCCCTGCTGGGCCAGACGTCGCTGATCTGCGAGGTGATCGTGCCGACCACGGCCGACATCCACCACTTCACCTCGCGCACGCTGGCCTCCGTGCCCGGCATCCAGTCGTGGACGGCGGGCGTGCAGGTGCTGACGGTCAAACGCGGCTTCCTCATGGTGCCCTGGGCGGAGGATCGGATCGCCGCGGCGCTGGCCGTCTGA
- a CDS encoding ABC transporter ATP-binding protein translates to MLSRGGAVRAVAGVDLELRAGETLGIVGESGCGKSTLARMLVGLERPDQGEVTFRGRPFFARGGVPRDIRRRVQMVFQDPLTSLNPRMTVHDIVAEPLRVHRLCPDARAMRERVGELLELVGLSPDRMNRFPHEFSGGQRQRIGIARALATEPDVIVCDEPVSALDMSVQAQVVNLFAELQRTLGVALVFIAHDLAVVRHVSHRVGVMYLGRLAEVGPAAGVYGAPAHPYTMALLSAAPVPKPRLRGRQRIMLAGDPPSPVAPPPGCRFHTRCWKATERCAEVEPVLEAVGDHYAACHHAERAGG, encoded by the coding sequence ATGCTGTCCAGGGGCGGCGCCGTGCGCGCGGTCGCGGGCGTGGACCTGGAGCTGCGCGCCGGCGAGACTCTGGGCATCGTCGGCGAGTCGGGCTGCGGCAAGTCCACGCTGGCCCGCATGCTCGTCGGCCTCGAACGCCCCGACCAGGGCGAGGTCACCTTCCGCGGCCGGCCGTTCTTCGCCCGCGGCGGCGTGCCGCGCGACATCAGGCGGCGCGTCCAGATGGTCTTCCAGGACCCGCTGACCTCCCTGAACCCCCGCATGACGGTGCATGACATCGTCGCCGAGCCGCTGCGGGTGCACCGGCTGTGCCCGGACGCGCGCGCCATGCGGGAGCGGGTCGGCGAGCTGCTGGAGCTGGTGGGCCTGTCCCCCGACCGGATGAACCGGTTCCCGCACGAGTTCTCCGGCGGGCAGCGGCAGCGGATCGGCATCGCCCGCGCGCTGGCCACCGAGCCGGACGTGATCGTGTGCGACGAGCCGGTGTCGGCGCTGGACATGTCGGTGCAGGCGCAGGTGGTCAACCTCTTCGCCGAGTTGCAGCGCACGCTCGGCGTGGCGCTGGTGTTCATCGCGCACGACCTGGCCGTGGTGCGGCACGTGTCGCACCGGGTCGGCGTGATGTACCTCGGGCGGCTGGCCGAGGTCGGGCCCGCGGCGGGGGTGTACGGGGCGCCGGCGCATCCGTACACGATGGCGTTGCTCTCCGCGGCGCCCGTACCGAAGCCCCGGCTACGCGGCCGGCAGCGGATCATGCTGGCGGGCGACCCGCCGAGCCCTGTCGCCCCGCCGCCCGGATGCCGCTTCCACACGCGCTGCTGGAAGGCGACCGAGCGGTGCGCCGAGGTCGAGCCCGTGCTGGAGGCGGTCGGCGACCACTACGCCGCCTGCCACCACGCCGAACGGGCGGGCGGCTGA
- a CDS encoding ABC transporter permease: MRFIGLRLARGLLTLWFAVTVTFFLVRLLPGDPVLAVADPNMTEELRQKLLADFGLDKPLGAQYVDYLGQLLHGNLGMSFRQSVPVTTVLMERLPWTLILTVSAMVVTIALGIPLGVLAATKAKGWLDRLIQVTGVTAQSLFVPSVGIFLMYVLGVWLGWFPIGGAVDLDATGFGATLSMLHHLVLPCLSLVLIQLGGYVLTMRTTLIDALGEDYVALAKAKGVRPGKVVWKHALRNALLPTTTIAGLQLGTLVGGAVLTETIYAYPGIGRAIYEAVGQLDFPVLQGAFVLLAAAVVAANLITDVAYGILDPRVRTS, from the coding sequence ATGCGGTTCATCGGCCTGCGGCTGGCCCGCGGCCTGCTCACCCTGTGGTTCGCGGTCACGGTCACGTTCTTCCTGGTGCGCCTGCTGCCCGGCGACCCGGTGCTGGCCGTCGCCGACCCGAACATGACCGAGGAGCTGCGCCAGAAGCTCCTGGCCGACTTCGGCCTGGACAAGCCGCTCGGCGCGCAGTACGTCGACTACCTCGGCCAGCTCCTGCACGGCAACCTCGGCATGTCGTTCCGCCAGTCGGTCCCCGTCACGACCGTGCTGATGGAGCGGCTGCCGTGGACGCTGATCCTGACGGTCTCGGCCATGGTGGTGACGATCGCGCTGGGCATCCCGCTCGGCGTGCTCGCCGCCACCAAGGCCAAGGGGTGGCTGGACCGCCTGATCCAGGTCACCGGTGTCACCGCGCAGTCCCTGTTCGTGCCGAGCGTCGGGATCTTCCTCATGTACGTCCTGGGGGTCTGGCTCGGCTGGTTCCCCATCGGCGGCGCGGTCGACCTCGACGCCACCGGCTTCGGCGCCACGCTCAGCATGCTGCACCACCTGGTGCTGCCGTGCCTGTCGCTGGTCCTCATCCAGCTCGGCGGCTACGTGCTCACCATGCGCACCACGCTCATCGACGCGCTCGGCGAGGACTACGTCGCACTGGCCAAGGCCAAGGGCGTCCGCCCGGGAAAGGTCGTGTGGAAGCACGCCCTGCGCAACGCGCTGCTGCCGACCACCACCATCGCCGGGCTCCAGCTCGGCACCCTGGTCGGCGGCGCGGTGCTGACCGAGACGATCTACGCCTACCCGGGCATCGGCCGCGCCATCTACGAGGCGGTCGGCCAGCTCGACTTCCCCGTCCTGCAGGGCGCGTTCGTGCTGCTCGCGGCGGCCGTCGTGGCCGCCAACCTGATCACCGACGTGGCCTACGGAATCCTCGATCCCAGGGTGCGCACCTCATGA